One Pochonia chlamydosporia 170 chromosome 5, whole genome shotgun sequence DNA segment encodes these proteins:
- a CDS encoding zinc finger domain-containing protein (similar to Metarhizium robertsii ARSEF 23 XP_007816369.1): protein MEARNAAGRRVSLLNDESNPGYEKAQLYHQQQHHHLAFQPPTSHALNRPYPSPRSSSSSPNTPELLRSDSYDSQMSNDPISPLTPSVDYAYPRASLYGGDLPPKRPAYIDSSRSTSYEDDTPATSAPPADRPGKRYPCRYRDTHGCEKTFTTSGHASRHSKIHTAEKAVQCTYPGCQKKFTRADNMKQHLETHYKDKSRSSASQRAQKAALAEARRNSSAGRSRSSTSTTTTSSVGSRDAMHWESDAYVASSQPLASPSTSSWDMRTHNLTLLNRPAAVRSPSSGLDALAMAVACQEGGGRQ, encoded by the coding sequence ATGGAGGCTAGAAACGCTGCGGGTCGCCGCGTATCATTACTAAACGACGAGAGCAATCCTGGCTATGAAAAGGCTCAACTTtaccatcaacaacagcatcaccacctgGCCTTCCAACCGCCCACCAGCCATGCTCTCAATCGCCCATATCCCAGCCCACGCAGcagctcatcatcaccaaataCGCCAGAACTTCTTCGATCTGACTCCTACGACTCTCAAATGAGCAATGACCCCATTTCTCCCTTGACTCCTTCAGTCGACTATGCCTATCCAAGAGCATCCTTGTATGGCGGTGACCTGCCTCCTAAGCGCCCCGCTTACATCGACAGCAGCCGGTCAACATCGTATGAAGATGACACTCCTGCTACTTCCGCACCACCTGCAGACCGCCCCGGCAAGCGTTATCCTTGTCGGTACAGAGATACTCACGGCTGCGAGAAGACCTTTACTACCTCTGGCCATGCTTCTCGACACTCCAAGATCCACACCGCTGAGAAGGCCGTTCAGTGTACTTATCCCGGGTGCCAAAAGAAGTTTACGCGCGCCGATAACATGAAACAGCACCTAGAAACCCACTACAAGGACAAGAGCCGCtcctcagccagccagcGTGCGCAAAAGGCTGCTCTTGCTGAGGCTCGCCGCAACTCATCTGCCGGCCGCAGCCGCTCCTCcacttcaacaaccacaaccagcAGTGTCGGAAGCCGTGATGCCATGCATTGGGAGTCTGACGCTTATGTCGCCTCCTCGCAACCCCTTGCCTCACCAAGCACCAGCTCATGGGACATGCGCACCCACAATCTTACTCTTTTGAACCGCCCCGCGGCAGTTCGTTCACCAAGCAGTGGACTTGACGCACTAGCTATGGCAGTTGCCTGCCAGGAAGGTGGCGGCAGACAATAA
- a CDS encoding biotin protein ligase (similar to Zymoseptoria tritici IPO323 XP_003847900.1), producing the protein MHSLVPTLLATAALAGFAVAAPKEGQLTAMVWRSPPITCQGCPEAVGRLLSASSQKFNVIYVGPNEKVKVTPKTLSEVDLFAYGGGPDVAKAWNELKDVGSAIKDFVANGGHYLGICLGAYLADNKPGLGMLPDGVEVKSEKDQPGAQVTDDRDTVIQVNWTFQFDSKNSKQGQTISDRWVYFQEGASFAGLSNVTNSNQTIIVSRYSKTGNVAATLMPYRKGWVALSGIHPEASKSWYESAKVKNPDGIKFDIAFDLVNAAVGDSKGTPGKDPDDSMGTRLAQRPLGLLVTVVVAYLLI; encoded by the exons ATGCATTCTCTCGTTCCAACCCTACTTGCAACGGCTGCGTTGGCAGGCTTTGCCGTAGCAGCACCAAAGGAAGGGCAATTAACGGCCATGGTATGGCGCTCGCCACCTATAACATGTCAAGGATGTCCTGAGGCAGTGGGAAGACTACTGAGTGCATCATCACAAAAGTTCAATGTCATATACGTAGGTCCCAATGAGAAGGTCAAAGTTACACCAAAGACCTTGAGCGAAGTGGATCTGTTTGCCTATGGAGGCGGCCCAG ACGTAGCAAAAGCCTGGAATGAACTAAAAGATGTCGGCAGCGCAATAAAAGACTTTGTCGCCAACGGCGGCCATTACCTAGGAATCTGCCTAGGAGCCTACCTCGCCGACAATAAGCCCGGTCTGGGTATGCTCCCCGACGGTGTAGAAGTCAAGTCGGAAAAGGACCAACCCGGGGCACAAGTCACGGACGACAGAGACACCGTCATCCAAGTAAACTGGACCTTTCAATTCGACTCAAAAAACAGCAAACAGGGCCAAACCATCTCAGATCGCTGGGTATACTTCCAAGAAGGCGCATCCTTCGCCGGCCTGTCAAACGTCACAAACAGCAACCAAACGATCATTGTATCACGGTACTCCAAAACCGGCAACGTAGCCGCCACATTGATGCCCTATCGTAAAGGATGGGTCGCCCTATCTGGTATACATCCGGAAGCGTCCAAGTCATGGT ATGAGTCTGCCAAGGTCAAAAACCCAGACGGCATCAAATTCGACATTGCTTTCGACCTTGTAAATGCTGCAGTGGGCGACTCCAAAGGAACGCCTGGGAAGGACCCCGACGACAGCATGGGCACAAGACTGGCCCAACGGCCACTGGGTTTGTTGGTCACCGTGGTAGTTGCATACTTGTTAATATGA